The Triticum aestivum cultivar Chinese Spring unplaced genomic scaffold, IWGSC CS RefSeq v2.1 scaffold56755, whole genome shotgun sequence genome segment GCGGTGGCGCTCAAGGGCTTGCAGTTTGTGAGGGAGAAAGTAGGCTCTGGCGGCTGGGCTGTTGTGGAGAAGCGCTTCAACCACCTGCAGGTTGATGACGTCCTGCTCCGTTCCAGATTCGGGAAATGCATTGGTAACTTGAGCAGTTTGTTTCAGTGCTATGATGGTGCTAGTGCTAGGATCATTTTGTTGAAAACATGCTTTTCAGCTATCAAATACTGGGAACTCATTTTGTCCTTCAAAAATAGTAGATCTCATTGGAAAAAACTATAAATCTGAGTTATTTTGACTTCTACATCCTAAAAGGCTATCCATAAAGTAACATTCCATGACTAGAATTAACTCAGCATGTAGGACAATTGCTTAATTTTCTGGCCATGCATGCGCTGTTGTAGCTAGTTGGCACTTTCGTCTCGCTTGGACACCGCCACACGATGTTGGCAGTGAAGCACATTCTGTTGATGCATgatatgcctaatatgtaagtggGCACATATAAGTGATACCCTACTAAGTTTCTTGACCTAAGTTTGGTGATGCAGTGCTAATCCAATTCTCGATCCTTCCCAAGCCTGGCGGCATATATGCATGCCCTCAATTGGCAGCCATTTTGGTGCATAGTGCCATGCACCGTATTCTCTCTATCAAAATTACACCAAAGTGTTCTCAGGAGAGCTTCTTTATATAGCATCCCAAGTTAGTATGGACCACATCTACATGGGCCTTAAATATGAAGATGGACATTTGTCGCTGCGTTTCTAGAAATGCTCTCCTTTTGATTTCAGAACAGAAATGCTGCGTTTCTAGTAGTAGCTGAGGCAGTGGCATGATAGGATAAAATCACAGCAATGACAGGATACCCACTAGTACTCTAATTTAACAAGTTCTCATTATTCAATGTTGACAAATCGAGCGCTATATGTTTCTAATTAATAGCATTACAACAAGATAAGGTACAGATCAGGTGACCCATGTAGCATTACAATAATAAAGGTACAGAGGTGACCCATGTAGTTCAGTTCAGTATGTAGTCGAATTAACATTCGAAATAGAAGTACAAGGCATTACAGTTTGCAACACAGATGTGGAATAAGTTCCCTCAGATGTGTAATGATACACAAAAACACACAATGCGTGTTCATGTGTTCATCGTGTTTTGTGGCACAGTATGAATTTCAGACGACACAAAGGGCTTGGGGGGAATCTGCAGGTTCTGCAACCTCCCTGTTAACATGTTTACCACCTTTGTCATTGATGGCCGATTCTTCGGGTTCCATTGGATGCACCACAGGGCCACAATGGTCGGCTGTCTCATCTTTTCTTTGTCTTTTGCTGTCATTTCCAAAGTTAGCTCCCATTCATGCCCACTGATTACTTTCTCGTAGATCCACTCTGGGAGGTATACCTCATCCTGGTTCTCAATACTTGGGTCTGAGTTCCTCCGTCCACTCACCATTTCCAACAATAGCATGCCAAAACTGTACACATCTGACTTGTATGACACCCCTCCGAAGTTCCGAGAGTATAGCTCTGGTGCGATGTATCCCATTGTGCCTCTTGCTGCAGTCAAGGTAACGATGCTTTGGTCCCTTGCACACAGCTTGGCAAGGCCAAAGTCTGAGATCTTCGGGTTGAAGTTGTAGTCCAGCACGATGTTGTGTGGTTTGATGTCAAAGTGGAGAATGCGCTGGTTGCAGCCTTGATGCAGGTATTCCATTCCTCGGGCGATGCCTAAAGCAATATCTAGCATTTTGTTTGGTGCTAGGAGTTGTTGAGAAATATTGGAAATATGCGAGAATATGTATTTCTCCAGTGATTCGTTAGGCATATATTCATAAATCAGAGCCCTTCTTGTTCCTTCAGAGCAAAAGCCCAAGAGACGAACGATATTTGTATGGTGGATCAGTCCAATGGTTGCAACTTCATTAATGAATTCCTCTCCCTCTCCTATAGAGCTCTCTAGCATCTTGACTGCCACAGGAACTCCATTCGGTAGCTCACCTTTGTATACACTTCCAAATCCGCCCTGGCCAAGCTTATCCTTGAACCGCCTTGCTATCTTCTTAACTTCAGGGAAAGTGTACCTTGTGGGTTTCGATGTGCCATATGCCTTCAGAAACATTTCAACCTTCATATTTATCTCTTCATTGTACTTTGACTTCAAGGAGAGATAGATCGCAGTGGCCGCCATCAATGAAAAAACTACAAATGCAGCTACTGATGATGCTGCTCattaaaaagaaagaaaattatCAAGTGGCGTTCAGATAAGAAGTTATGTGCTCCTCACTCTTTTGTGATGTGATAACACAAAAGATAGGTCAGTAAGCTATAAGAATTTCATTTAGAATGAAAATAATGATAAGAGTTGCAGCATTACCTGCAACTGGGATGACAGGCACACCTGCATGTAGAAAGAAGATTATTAGTTTTGCCATGATTTAATGTAGACAAAAGCAGAAGAACTGCCTCCACAATATGTAAGAAACCACAAACTCGTGATTGTTACATGAGTTCTCTGTGTGGATATAGGAAGAAGGTAGTCTCCTATTGGCATCATGTATATTGGACTTCAGACATAGGGTGTTGTGTCGATTGAGATTATCCTTTATTACGTTATGTTTGTACTATTGTTTACtcatctttgttttttgtttttacttGTTATGCAGATTTAGTAACAGAACAGTATAAATCAGAAGAGTATAAATCGTTACAAATATTGCAACAAATAGAGCTATGTTCTTGTTACTTGGTATCCAATATATTTGTCTTGTATTTAGTTAAAACTAAAAATTCGAAATGAAGTTTAATTCAGTAAAATATTGTTATAATCAATATTCTCTTATATAAGTTAATAGTTAGTACATCATGGTACAAGCTCTGTATGTGATGATTGAATTCTGCTCGAAATACCTATTACAATGTACAGTGAATAATATGATAGTTCTCCACAAACACTGATACACATATAGATGAGAGTGTATATTTATACAGGATTAACATTGTTAAATGCACATATTTCAAAATATAATTTTTGAATCCTGATTTGTTGATTGCTTAATATGCTGAAGTTACACCACTCCAGAAGTCAATAACATAGCAAGAAtactttcgcaaaaaaaatgtgGCAAGAAGAAAGATCATTGTAGTTAGTAGTTACACAGTTAAATGAAAATCAGCCTACTAAGCTAGACCTTATGCTGCCTAAAATGAAGCTTGGTCTTTAGATCTGAAAATATCTGCAGAATGGTCAATTAAGATTTGTTTGTTACCTTTTTTGGTGTGATTTTTACAAATAGTTAACCCCCATAACTTAATCAAAAAAATGTATGGAAACGTCCATGGATGCGAACCTAGAGACTATATGTGCTTGCACAAGTTATCCATTGGTCCAATTGGCATGAAAATTTCCTTTCTTAAATAGTTGTGTTACAGGTGAAAAATCTAAGGGAAGATTGAATGCACTTAGGAACAGAATATAGCAAATTGGCAAACTAGTAAATGGAGAGACAGAAATTTATTGTGGTTCCAAAATAGAATATCCACCATAATGATATGTGATTTCAACTAGGAATAGAAACAATACCATGGTGCTGGCAGAAAGCTTGATTCCTTTGTGAGATGAATCCACAGTGCTGACCTTTATGTTCACACTTTTGGCAGACATCTGTAATGTTATTGAGGTGCCAAGTGAATGTTGTTTCACAAAAGTTGAGGAAATTATTTGCCTTTTCTTTGAAGGTGTACTCATCAAGGTTCGGGCCATCTTTATCATAAGTCAAGGGTATGGGGATGCCTTTAGAAACAGCCGTGCACTCCCGTGGAAGGTCAGACATGTATGCATAAGAGTTCGCTATATACCAGAATTGGCTAGCGTTGTTACTGAGACAAGATGCTGGGCCTACTATACTATATTGATCCTCTGGTGTGAAATCTCTTGAACAACGTACCAGGGTCGTAACTTGTAATGATTGAGGTTGTTTGTACATATCAGTTGCTAAGTTTGCTGAGATGAGCTTCTGAAGAGGGCATTGTGTTGATGGTTCCTCAAGCGGGATGACGTTGATGACGCGGTGCCTGTAATAGATCTCAGTCACTCTGCAGGAGCCAAGAACATGGTGATCAAAGATTGTGTCATCCCCAGAGCACGATAACTGCATGCCTGGGGCACCACAGGATGGTGGGTGGCTCGAAAGCCGGAACGGGAACCGGATCTCAGGTCCATGTTTGCTGCACCTGTGAGATGAACAACTCCTTAAGAAATCTTGTTCTTCTGATGCTGCATCCACATAGGATTCATAGGTGAGAAGGCAGATCAGTAGCAGAGTGACAAGAAATTTAGGCAAGCCCATGGAATATACTGGAGTAAAGATGGAAGAAGGGAAGGCAGGGAGTATAGGAAGTTGCTAACTTGCCTACTTGTCTGCTTTAACCTCCGATGAGCTATGGCATGATAGTTGTGCGTCCAAGTAGGAATTCCACCTACCACGGGAACGTCCACCTTGTTCAGTGGCTTGGAAAATTCCGTGGTCTCTGGAAACAAATGAATCTTGTTATTTAGACTATTCTTTTGATTTCACCATCTGCACATCCTCAATTTTCTTCAGTCCTATATTACTAGTCTTTGGTAGAATTGTACACATCTGACCAGACGAAACTTGCAGTATTCTACTGAATTGTGATAAGGCCTGTTGACTGGTTGTGATAACAGCTTAATTGTGGCTGTAGTCTAGTCATTGTCAGAAATAGTTGCAGTATTCTACTGCAATAAACTCATGAGCTTTGACATGGTAAAGGACCACTTGCAGAGGTTTGAATTGTGATAAGGCTTGTTGACTTGTTGTAATAACAGCTTAATTGTGGTTGTAGTCCAGTCATTGTCAGAAATAATTGACCTGACGTTATGGAAATGATTTTAGTTAGTCCTGTAAAGAAAACGCTTCCACTTAATAGCTTATTTTAGTATTTTTTCTGGTCGGATGCGGTTTAAATGATGTCCATTATAAATTGTAATCTGCAGGCAATGGAAACCAAACCAGGGGAAATATCAAATGCATCTGCCCATATAAGCTGCACGTGGTTTGaatatatataaagcggggcgaaagcctttttcggtaatataTTCTGGGGAATTAGTTTCATATACGAGGGGTTTGGGGAAGTTTTTCAACTAGAACTAGATAAAAATGAGGAATTCTATCAGACTTAAATTTTTTCCCTCTGCAAAAACATGCATTGCTAACTGGTAAACTCATATCTCAAGTGAATGCTATTTTCTTATATACCATTTTTTTGTCCCTGTTATTTGTCATTTTCTCAAGGCACCGAATTCCATGTTACCATGACTAGGACAGGATTGGACCAGTACAGGATGCTATTGTAACACAATTGGACTCTTCTGTTAACCAAGAGGTCACTGGTCAAGAACATCACCATCACTTAGATGAGCCAGTAGGTGGTATGCACCCAACTTTAGTTGGCAGCTAGTAGCCAAGTGTCCTAGCCAGAAACATCACGGTCATGTAGAGGCACTAGTTGGCATGTAATGTCCATTCTTTGGAGTTATATATTTTTTTACTTTGGCAGCCACTCACTTATTCAGCCATTCATATGTGCGTCTGTGTGTCTGCTATGGCGATGCGCACTGCTCTCAAGATCTTAACTATCTTGTATGTGCTTGCAGTTCTTGCTGCATATCAGGCGGAAGGGCGGCACCATCAGCCTGATTGTCCTTCTTTCTCGTGCGGTCTTCTTGGAAACATATCGTCTCCGTTTCGTCGGGCAAGTGATCCACCTGGCTGCGGCTATCAATCTTATGAGCTGGTTTGCAGTGATACCAAGGCTATGATTCACATCGGCGATGCGACATACTATGTGTCTGACATCAACTTAAGTGGTTCTTCCTTCTGGGTCATCGATGCCAACATGGATTTATACAACAACTGCCCTCTACCTCGATGGAATCGGCCTCCCTCTAGATACCATGACGACATGGAAGTCGAATTGGAACCCCGTTCAAGTAGTCAGGCTTGCTTTCTTAAATGCTCTCGGGAAGTAAAGGACAATGCTATGTACATGCCTGTTGCTTGCCTTAGCACCAATGATACTTATGTTTATGTGTTAACTGGTTATCGATCTAATTCAATGGAGTATCTCGAGCCTTCTTGTGGGTACTTGTCCATGATTCCTCGGCCTTGGGACAGTCTCGGGATAGAAAATGCAAGTTATACAGATGTTGTGAAATCCATGAGGACTGGATTTGCTGTTATGTTTCCTTTCAGATATTCTACGGTGAGCGTCATGGAATGCCTAGACATGTTACGGTGAGTTCAGGATTTTGAGATATGTATACCATGGTTCTATTTGTTTCTCGTACCTGTCTATCTTATCTCGAAACTGACAAGAGCCCCTCTTTCATTCCTTTATTGTATTGGTATTGCAGCCCCGTGTCGAGTGAGGGCATCAAGCCGCTTATTATATACAGTCTTCTGGTTGATGGGTTTTTCTGGCATTGTGTATTTTATACTGCTGGATATCAAGGACAGGGTGTTGCCGGTTCCATCATAATCGTCTTCTGGATTGTGAAGTGGCTAGCTGGTAATTCAGAGTTTGTGCTCTCAATTGCAGTTTGTTCATCATCACATCTGCGCAATCATGTACCCACTAAACCATATATAAACTTGTTTATTCAGTGCTATGCAGGTTCATATTTGCACCACTGGCTATGTTGATTTTCCTAGCCTACAAGTATTGGAAAACAAGAATAACAATCGATGCGGTCGAGAAGTTCCTACGAATGCAGCAAATGGTCGGTCCGACGAGGTACGCCTACACCGACATCACCGCAGTCACAAGCCATTTCAGAGATAAGCTGGGCCAGGGAGGCTACGGCTCTGTGTTTAAGGGTGTGCTGTTGCCAGGCAATGTTCATGTCGCAGTCAAGATGCTAGACGGTAACTCCAACTGTAATGGAGAAGATTTTATCAGTGAAGTTTCTACCATTGGCAGGATCCACCATGTTAATGTGGTGCGTTTACTGGGGTTTTGCCCGGAGGAAATGAGACAAGCGCTTGTCTACGAGT includes the following:
- the LOC123172352 gene encoding rust resistance kinase Lr10-like isoform X2 gives rise to the protein MGLPKFLVTLLLICLLTYESYVDAASEEQDFLRSCSSHRVTEIYYRHRVINVIPLEEPSTQCPLQKLISANLATDMYKQPQSLQVTTLVRCSRDFTPEDQYSIVGPASCLSNNASQFWYIANSYAYMSDLPRECTAVSKGIPIPLTYDKDGPNLDEYTFKEKANNFLNFCETTFTWHLNNITDVCQKCEHKGQHCGFISQRNQAFCQHHGVPVIPVAASSVAAFVVFSLMAATAIYLSLKSKYNEEINMKVEMFLKAYGTSKPTRYTFPEVKKIARRFKDKLGQGGFGSVYKGELPNGVPVAVKMLESSIGEGEEFINEVATIGLIHHTNIVRLLGFCSEGTRRALIYEYMPNESLEKYIFSHISNISQQLLAPNKMLDIALGIARGMEYLHQGCNQRILHFDIKPHNIVLDYNFNPKISDFGLAKLCARDQSIVTLTAARGTMGYIAPELYSRNFGGVSYKSDVYSFGMLLLEMVSGRRNSDPSIENQDEVYLPEWIYEKVISGHEWELTLEMTAKDKEKMRQPTIVALWCIQWNPKNRPSMTKVVNMLTGRLQNLQIPPKPFVSSEIHTVPQNTMNT
- the LOC123172351 gene encoding LEAF RUST 10 DISEASE-RESISTANCEUS RECEPTOR-LIKE PROTEIN KINASE-like 2.4, with the protein product MANIEAGVKPAIDHETATLIPNSGSLEGSSRVTKATRLRDDNEVIEIMFDVQHDAAPVQGVRTVAAEAVVAAVMKRYDRSKSIAAVALKGLQFVREKVGSGGWAVVEKRFNHLQVDDVLLRSRFGKCIVLAAYQAEGRHHQPDCPSFSCGLLGNISSPFRRASDPPGCGYQSYELVCSDTKAMIHIGDATYYVSDINLSGSSFWVIDANMDLYNNCPLPRWNRPPSRYHDDMEVELEPRSSSQACFLKCSREVKDNAMYMPVACLSTNDTYVYVLTGYRSNSMEYLEPSCGYLSMIPRPWDSLGIENASYTDVVKSMRTGFAVMFPFRYSTVSVMECLDMLRPVSSEGIKPLIIYSLLVDGFFWHCVFYTAGYQGQGVAGSIIIVFWIVKWLAVLCRFIFAPLAMLIFLAYKYWKTRITIDAVEKFLRMQQMVGPTRYAYTDITAVTSHFRDKLGQGGYGSVFKGVLLPGNVHVAVKMLDGNSNCNGEDFISEVSTIGRIHHVNVVRLLGFCPEEMRQALVYEYMPRGSLDKYIFSTERSFSWDELTEIALGIARGIDYLHQGCEMQILHFDIKPHNILLDNNFVPKVADFGLAKLYPRDNSFVPSRALRGTIGYIAPEMISRSFGIVSSKSDVYSFGMLLLEMAGGRRNADPNAASSSQVYYPSWVYDRLTEPEVEEISPAAEIHELERKLCTVGLWCIQMRPQDRPMMSEVIEMLEGSVDGLQMPSRPFLCDEGHIHAADTYHLSSELTEISKEDTSVNIDV
- the LOC123172352 gene encoding rust resistance kinase Lr10-like isoform X3 — encoded protein: MQLSCSGDDTIFDHHVLGSCRVTEIYYRHRVINVIPLEEPSTQCPLQKLISANLATDMYKQPQSLQVTTLVRCSRDFTPEDQYSIVGPASCLSNNASQFWYIANSYAYMSDLPRECTAVSKGIPIPLTYDKDGPNLDEYTFKEKANNFLNFCETTFTWHLNNITDVCQKCEHKGQHCGFISQRNQAFCQHHGVPVIPVAASSVAAFVVFSLMAATAIYLSLKSKYNEEINMKVEMFLKAYGTSKPTRYTFPEVKKIARRFKDKLGQGGFGSVYKGELPNGVPVAVKMLESSIGEGEEFINEVATIGLIHHTNIVRLLGFCSEGTRRALIYEYMPNESLEKYIFSHISNISQQLLAPNKMLDIALGIARGMEYLHQGCNQRILHFDIKPHNIVLDYNFNPKISDFGLAKLCARDQSIVTLTAARGTMGYIAPELYSRNFGGVSYKSDVYSFGMLLLEMVSGRRNSDPSIENQDEVYLPEWIYEKVISGHEWELTLEMTAKDKEKMRQPTIVALWCIQWNPKNRPSMTKVVNMLTGRLQNLQIPPKPFVSSEIHTVPQNTMNT
- the LOC123172352 gene encoding rust resistance kinase Lr10-like isoform X1, giving the protein MGLPKFLVTLLLICLLTYESYVDAASEEQDFLRSCSSHRCSKHGPEIRFPFRLSSHPPSCGAPGMQLSCSGDDTIFDHHVLGSCRVTEIYYRHRVINVIPLEEPSTQCPLQKLISANLATDMYKQPQSLQVTTLVRCSRDFTPEDQYSIVGPASCLSNNASQFWYIANSYAYMSDLPRECTAVSKGIPIPLTYDKDGPNLDEYTFKEKANNFLNFCETTFTWHLNNITDVCQKCEHKGQHCGFISQRNQAFCQHHGVPVIPVAASSVAAFVVFSLMAATAIYLSLKSKYNEEINMKVEMFLKAYGTSKPTRYTFPEVKKIARRFKDKLGQGGFGSVYKGELPNGVPVAVKMLESSIGEGEEFINEVATIGLIHHTNIVRLLGFCSEGTRRALIYEYMPNESLEKYIFSHISNISQQLLAPNKMLDIALGIARGMEYLHQGCNQRILHFDIKPHNIVLDYNFNPKISDFGLAKLCARDQSIVTLTAARGTMGYIAPELYSRNFGGVSYKSDVYSFGMLLLEMVSGRRNSDPSIENQDEVYLPEWIYEKVISGHEWELTLEMTAKDKEKMRQPTIVALWCIQWNPKNRPSMTKVVNMLTGRLQNLQIPPKPFVSSEIHTVPQNTMNT
- the LOC123172352 gene encoding rust resistance kinase Lr10-like isoform X4, whose translation is MYKQPQSLQVTTLVRCSRDFTPEDQYSIVGPASCLSNNASQFWYIANSYAYMSDLPRECTAVSKGIPIPLTYDKDGPNLDEYTFKEKANNFLNFCETTFTWHLNNITDVCQKCEHKGQHCGFISQRNQAFCQHHGVPVIPVAASSVAAFVVFSLMAATAIYLSLKSKYNEEINMKVEMFLKAYGTSKPTRYTFPEVKKIARRFKDKLGQGGFGSVYKGELPNGVPVAVKMLESSIGEGEEFINEVATIGLIHHTNIVRLLGFCSEGTRRALIYEYMPNESLEKYIFSHISNISQQLLAPNKMLDIALGIARGMEYLHQGCNQRILHFDIKPHNIVLDYNFNPKISDFGLAKLCARDQSIVTLTAARGTMGYIAPELYSRNFGGVSYKSDVYSFGMLLLEMVSGRRNSDPSIENQDEVYLPEWIYEKVISGHEWELTLEMTAKDKEKMRQPTIVALWCIQWNPKNRPSMTKVVNMLTGRLQNLQIPPKPFVSSEIHTVPQNTMNT